From the genome of Cystobacter fuscus DSM 2262:
GGCCAAGGGCCCCGTGCTCCTCTTCTCCCACGGCCACCTGCTGCGCGTGCTCACCGCGCGCTGGCTGGGCCTGGCGCCCACCGACGGACGCCTCTTCGTGCTGGGCACCGGCTCCATCAGCGTGCTCACCGTCCACCAGGATGACGCCAACCAGCCCGTCATCCAGCGCTGGAACGACACGCACCACCTCAACAAGTGACCTCCGGGACGGCCCCCCGTCCCCTTGCGCCCCGAAGACGCGCCCTGTTACAAGCGCGCCCACATGTCGATATTGCGAGTCAATTTCAACTCCCGCCCCTTCCCCCTCCTGCTGCTGGCGCTGCTGGGGGCGTGTGGAACGAGGGAGGAGGACCCGCCGGAGACAGACACGCAAGCGCCTCGCATCACGCTCACCACGCCAGGGGACGCGTCGCGCGTGGCGCTCGCGCGCTTCCAGGTGGCGGGCACGGTGGAGGATGACTCGGGGCTCGCGGAGCTGAGCTGGCGGCTCAACGAGGGCGAGCCGGTGGCGCTCGGCGCGGAGGGCGGGCAGCGGCGGGCACTGGACTTCGAGCTCCAGCCGCGTCCGGGCCGCAACGTCCTGGTGGTGCACGCGCGCGACACGCGGGGCAACGAGGCGACGTCCTCGGTGGGCTTCACCTTCGGCAACCAGACGGGCGCGGGAGCGCTGCACGGGGGCGCGGTGCGCGACGGCGTCCTCTACAGCTGGGGACGCAACAACCGGGGGCAGCTCGGGCTCGGGAGCACCACGAACAGCAAGAGCCCGGTGAAGGTGGAGGGGCTGACGGACGTGGCCGCCATCGCCTTCGCCCAGAACGACTCCCTGGCGATTCAGCGGGACGGCTCGGTGTGGACGTGGGGAGACAACGCGAGCGGCCAGCTCGGCCAGGCGGCGCCCGGCGCGTCCGACACGACGGTGCGCCTGGTGCCCACGCGCGTGCCCGGCATCTCCGACGCGGTGGCCGCCGCGGTGGGCTACAGGCACATGCTGGTGCTGCACCGGGACGGGCACGTGTCCGCCTTCGGCGAGAACGGCAACGGCCAGCTCGGCGACGGCACCACCACGGATCGGCACTTCCCCGTGCCCGTCTCCGGGCTCACCGACGTCGTCCGGGTCATCGGCGGCTCGCAGCACTCGGCCGCGGTGCGCGCCGACGGCACCGTCTGGGTGTGGGGCAACAATGGCTATGGCAACCTCGGCCTCGGCACCCACGACGACGAGCCCCACGCCACGCCCACGCGCGTGCCCGGCCTCACCGGCGTGGTGGACCTCGCCAACGGGCGCGACCACCTGCTCGCCCTGCACGAGGACGGCACGGTGTCCGCCTGGGGCCTCAACGCCAGCGGCCAGCTCGGCGATGGGCAGCCAGGCGCGGAGGACCAGCGCGACAGTCCCGTCCAGGTCCAGGGCCTCACGGAGGCCACCGCCGTCTTCGCCCAGGGCACCATGAGCTTCGCCCTCCGGCGCGACGGCACGCTGTGGGGCTGGGGCGAGAACGTCAATGGACAGCTCGGCACGGGAGACACCACCCGGGCCTCCGTGCCCACCACCCCGGTGCTGCTGCGCGTGGAGCCCCCCGAGCCCCTCACCGGCCTGGACGACGTGAGCCCCGGCGCCACCCATGTCATCGCCCACCACCGGGACGGGCTGCTGTTCGCCTGGGGCTGGAGCGTGGGAGGCTCGCTGGGCGGTGGCTCGGAC
Proteins encoded in this window:
- a CDS encoding RCC1 domain-containing protein; this translates as MSILRVNFNSRPFPLLLLALLGACGTREEDPPETDTQAPRITLTTPGDASRVALARFQVAGTVEDDSGLAELSWRLNEGEPVALGAEGGQRRALDFELQPRPGRNVLVVHARDTRGNEATSSVGFTFGNQTGAGALHGGAVRDGVLYSWGRNNRGQLGLGSTTNSKSPVKVEGLTDVAAIAFAQNDSLAIQRDGSVWTWGDNASGQLGQAAPGASDTTVRLVPTRVPGISDAVAAAVGYRHMLVLHRDGHVSAFGENGNGQLGDGTTTDRHFPVPVSGLTDVVRVIGGSQHSAAVRADGTVWVWGNNGYGNLGLGTHDDEPHATPTRVPGLTGVVDLANGRDHLLALHEDGTVSAWGLNASGQLGDGQPGAEDQRDSPVQVQGLTEATAVFAQGTMSFALRRDGTLWGWGENVNGQLGTGDTTRASVPTTPVLLRVEPPEPLTGLDDVSPGATHVIAHHRDGLLFAWGWSVGGSLGGGSDQLEQWAYPLPQQVVLP